A DNA window from Janibacter sp. A1S7 contains the following coding sequences:
- the pdxS gene encoding pyridoxal 5'-phosphate synthase lyase subunit PdxS gives MGTDTTGTGTARVKRGMAEMLKGGVIMDVVTPEQAKIAEDAGAVAVMALERVPADIRAQGGVSRMSDPEMIDGIVNTVSIPVMAKARIGHFVEAQVLQSLGVDYIDESEVLTPADYTNHIDKWNFTVPFVCGATNLGEALRRITEGAAMIRSKGEAGTGDVSNATTHMRSIRQQIRRLHSLAEDELYVAAKELQAPFDLVKEVATHGRLPVVLFTAGGIATPADAAMMMQLGAEGVFVGSGIFKSGNPAERARAIVRATTFHDDPDTLAAVSRGLGGAMVGINVDEIPQPHRLAERGW, from the coding sequence ATGGGTACTGACACCACCGGGACCGGAACGGCACGGGTCAAGCGAGGTATGGCCGAGATGCTCAAGGGCGGGGTGATCATGGACGTGGTGACCCCCGAGCAGGCGAAGATCGCCGAGGATGCCGGCGCGGTCGCCGTCATGGCGCTCGAGCGCGTGCCCGCAGACATCCGCGCCCAGGGCGGCGTGTCCCGGATGAGCGACCCGGAGATGATCGATGGCATCGTCAACACCGTCTCCATCCCCGTGATGGCCAAGGCCCGGATCGGCCACTTCGTCGAGGCGCAGGTGCTGCAGTCGCTCGGTGTCGACTACATCGACGAGTCCGAGGTGCTCACCCCGGCCGACTACACCAACCACATCGACAAGTGGAACTTCACCGTCCCCTTCGTCTGCGGTGCGACCAACCTCGGGGAGGCCCTGCGCCGGATCACCGAGGGTGCGGCGATGATCCGGTCGAAGGGAGAAGCCGGCACGGGGGATGTCTCCAATGCCACGACCCACATGCGCTCGATCCGTCAGCAGATCCGTCGCCTGCACAGCCTCGCCGAAGACGAGCTGTACGTCGCCGCGAAGGAGCTGCAGGCCCCCTTCGACCTGGTCAAGGAGGTCGCGACCCACGGCAGGCTGCCCGTCGTGCTCTTCACCGCAGGTGGGATCGCGACCCCCGCGGACGCCGCGATGATGATGCAGCTCGGTGCCGAGGGCGTCTTCGTCGGGTCGGGCATCTTCAAGTCCGGCAACCCTGCCGAGCGTGCGCGGGCGATCGTCAGGGCGACGACGTTCCACGACGACCCGGACACCCTCGCGGCCGTCTCCCGTGGTCTGGGCGGGGCCATGGTCGGCATCAACGTCGACGAGATCCCGCAGCCGCACCGGCTCGCCGAGCGCGGCTGGTGA
- the pdxT gene encoding pyridoxal 5'-phosphate synthase glutaminase subunit PdxT produces the protein MTAPVIGVLGLQGDVREHRAALESSGATSTVVRRPEELAQVDALVIPGGESTTIDMLTRVVGLRDPLRSRIAGGMPVYGSCAGMILLADRVLDGHPDQQTLAGLDVTVRRNAFGRQVDSHEGDLEVRGVGGGPVRAVFIRAPWVEEWGDGVEVLAAVEAKGESRPVVVRQGALLATSFHPEVTGDHRLHRLFVGMVTAA, from the coding sequence GTGACCGCACCCGTCATCGGTGTCCTCGGCCTCCAGGGAGACGTGCGGGAGCATCGGGCGGCCCTCGAGTCGTCGGGAGCGACCAGTACGGTCGTGCGCCGCCCCGAGGAGCTCGCACAGGTGGACGCTCTCGTGATCCCCGGCGGCGAGTCGACGACCATCGACATGCTGACCCGCGTCGTCGGGCTGCGCGACCCCCTTCGCTCCCGGATCGCCGGCGGGATGCCGGTGTACGGCAGCTGCGCCGGGATGATCCTGCTGGCCGACCGTGTCCTCGACGGGCACCCGGACCAGCAGACCCTCGCAGGCCTGGACGTCACCGTGCGCCGCAATGCCTTCGGTCGGCAGGTCGACTCCCACGAGGGCGACCTCGAGGTTCGTGGGGTGGGCGGCGGCCCGGTGCGGGCGGTCTTCATCCGCGCCCCGTGGGTCGAGGAGTGGGGTGATGGCGTGGAGGTGCTCGCCGCGGTCGAGGCGAAGGGGGAGTCCCGCCCGGTCGTCGTGCGCCAGGGTGCCCTGCTCGCGACCAGCTTCCACCCCGAGGTCACCGGGGACCACCGGCTGCACCGGCTCTTCGTCGGGATGGTCACGGCGGCCTGA
- the ruvC gene encoding crossover junction endodeoxyribonuclease RuvC: MRVLGVDPGLTRCGLGVVDGAARALRMVAVGVVRTSAQRSPGDRLAYIQDQLDSWLDQFDPDAIALERVYAADHVPTVMTTAQVSGLVLLAGARRGLPVALHTPTEVKAAVTGTGRADKAQVTTMVTRILTLDEAPRPADAADALALAICHQWRGAGQARRELAAAGERARQRAVGAR, encoded by the coding sequence GTGCGCGTGCTCGGCGTGGACCCGGGACTGACCCGGTGCGGCCTCGGGGTCGTCGACGGTGCGGCCCGTGCCCTGCGCATGGTTGCCGTCGGCGTCGTGCGCACCAGTGCGCAGCGCTCTCCCGGGGACCGCCTCGCCTACATCCAGGACCAGCTGGACTCGTGGCTGGACCAGTTCGACCCCGACGCGATCGCGCTGGAGCGGGTCTACGCGGCCGACCACGTGCCCACCGTGATGACCACCGCGCAGGTGAGCGGTCTCGTCCTGCTCGCCGGGGCGCGCCGCGGCCTGCCGGTCGCGCTCCACACCCCGACCGAGGTCAAGGCCGCGGTCACCGGGACGGGGCGCGCGGACAAGGCCCAGGTGACCACGATGGTCACGCGCATCCTCACCCTCGACGAGGCGCCCCGGCCGGCGGACGCAGCCGATGCCCTCGCCCTGGCGATCTGCCACCAGTGGCGGGGTGCCGGTCAGGCTCGACGGGAACTGGCAGCCGCCGGCGAACGCGCTCGTCAGCGAGCGGTGGGCGCCCGATGA
- the ruvB gene encoding Holliday junction branch migration DNA helicase RuvB — protein sequence MNDGFSSEIRVAEDDHRSGDGSYDATARIVDAGSTDDDGVVEAALRPRRLADFPGQPKVRDQLGLVLEAARRRGAPPDHVLLSGPPGLGKTTLAMIVAAELEQPIRVTSGPAIQHAGDLASVLSSLTEGEVLFFDEIHRMSRPAEEMLYLAMEDFRVDVIVGKGPGATAIPLELPPFTVVGATTRAGLLPAPLRDRFGFTGHLDFYEDADLETILARSAGLLEVESDPDALAEIARRSRGTPRVANRLLRRVRDWAQVHGTGRVGLDAAHRALALFDVDDIGLDRLDRAVLDALCRRFGGGPVGLSTLAVSVGEETDTVETVAEPYLVRQGYIVRSPRGRLATPAAWQHLDLSPPAGAQTPLPLSGETDAGRLG from the coding sequence ATGAACGACGGCTTCAGCTCCGAGATCCGGGTGGCCGAGGACGACCACCGGTCGGGCGACGGCTCCTACGACGCGACCGCCAGGATCGTCGATGCCGGGAGCACGGACGACGACGGGGTCGTCGAGGCCGCCCTGAGGCCCAGGCGGCTCGCCGACTTCCCCGGACAGCCGAAGGTGCGCGACCAGCTCGGTCTCGTCCTCGAGGCCGCCCGCCGTCGTGGCGCGCCCCCGGACCACGTCCTGCTCTCCGGTCCACCCGGGCTGGGCAAGACCACACTGGCGATGATCGTCGCCGCCGAGCTCGAGCAGCCCATCAGGGTGACCTCGGGGCCGGCGATCCAGCATGCCGGTGACCTGGCCTCCGTCCTGTCCTCCCTGACCGAGGGAGAGGTGCTCTTCTTCGACGAGATCCACCGCATGTCGCGTCCCGCCGAGGAGATGCTCTACCTGGCGATGGAGGACTTCCGGGTGGACGTCATCGTCGGCAAGGGTCCGGGCGCCACCGCCATCCCGCTGGAGCTGCCTCCCTTCACCGTCGTGGGTGCGACCACCCGGGCCGGGCTGCTGCCGGCGCCCCTGCGTGACCGGTTCGGCTTCACCGGCCACCTCGACTTCTACGAGGACGCCGATCTGGAGACGATCCTGGCCCGCAGCGCGGGGCTGCTGGAGGTCGAGTCGGACCCGGATGCGCTGGCCGAGATCGCCCGACGCTCCCGCGGGACCCCGCGGGTGGCCAACCGGCTGCTGCGACGGGTGCGCGACTGGGCCCAGGTCCACGGCACCGGTCGGGTGGGCCTCGACGCGGCACATCGCGCGCTGGCCCTCTTCGACGTCGACGACATCGGGCTCGACCGACTCGATCGGGCCGTCCTGGACGCCCTGTGCCGTCGCTTCGGTGGGGGGCCGGTCGGCTTGTCCACGCTCGCGGTCTCCGTCGGGGAGGAGACGGACACCGTGGAGACCGTGGCCGAGCCCTACCTGGTGCGACAGGGCTACATCGTGCGCAGCCCCCGTGGGCGCCTGGCCACGCCCGCGGCCTGGCAGCATCTCGACCTGAGCCCTCCGGCGGGGGCGCAGACCCCCCTTCCGCTCTCCGGCGAGACCGACGCCGGCCGCCTCGGATGA
- a CDS encoding YebC/PmpR family DNA-binding transcriptional regulator: MSGHSKWATTKHKKAAIDAKRGKLFAKLIKYIEVAARTGGGDPAGNPTLYDAIQKAKKNSVPNDNIDRAVKRGSGAEAGGSHWEAITYEGYAPGGVAVLIECLTDNKNRAATEVRTALSRNGGNLADPNSVAYLFNRRGVVMVPKAERTDEELLEIVLEAGAEEINDYGESWQIVSEATNFVDVRTALQEADVDYDSAEAVFLPSMVVPLDLDGAKKMIRVVEALEDSDDVQNVYTNGDIPDEVLEQLDAEE, encoded by the coding sequence GTGTCCGGCCACTCCAAGTGGGCAACCACGAAGCACAAGAAGGCGGCGATCGACGCCAAGCGCGGCAAGCTCTTCGCCAAGCTGATCAAGTACATCGAGGTGGCTGCCCGCACGGGCGGCGGTGACCCGGCCGGCAACCCGACGCTCTACGACGCCATCCAGAAGGCGAAGAAGAACTCCGTCCCCAACGACAACATCGACCGCGCGGTCAAGCGTGGTTCGGGGGCCGAGGCCGGTGGCTCCCACTGGGAGGCCATCACCTACGAGGGCTACGCCCCGGGTGGGGTCGCCGTGCTCATCGAGTGCCTCACCGACAACAAGAACCGGGCTGCCACCGAGGTGCGTACCGCGCTCAGCCGCAACGGTGGCAACCTCGCCGACCCGAACTCCGTGGCCTATCTCTTCAACCGTCGCGGCGTCGTGATGGTCCCCAAGGCCGAGAGGACGGACGAGGAGCTGCTCGAGATCGTCCTCGAGGCCGGCGCCGAGGAGATCAACGACTACGGCGAGTCCTGGCAGATCGTCTCCGAGGCGACGAACTTCGTCGATGTGCGCACCGCGCTGCAGGAGGCGGACGTCGACTACGACTCCGCCGAGGCCGTCTTCCTGCCGAGCATGGTGGTCCCGCTCGACCTCGACGGGGCGAAGAAGATGATCCGGGTCGTCGAGGCCCTCGAGGACAGCGACGACGTGCAGAACGTCTACACCAACGGGGACATCCCCGACGAGGTCCTCGAGCAGCTGGACGCCGAGGAGTGA
- a CDS encoding phosphatidylinositol mannoside acyltransferase, with product MTGLRERLTLLGFLLAWRVLRLVPARLAYRLFDVVADRTTAADGTSVRRLRSNYARVRPDLPADELQAMTAQGVRAALRYYVEAFRLPSVRGDDVDRLVRWEGAMPQLKAELSSGRPVLCFLGHTGNWDLAGVWCARHLGPVVTVAERLEPEEMFRAFLDYREGLGMRILPAQKGTFDALRAQLDTGEPVVMPLLADRDLSATGVEVQLCGHTARMAAGPAALAVESGYRLHPVTLRHERVGRDWGMVITVHAAVDVPPPGTPEAVQQVTQSCADAFGAAISEHTPDWHMMQRVFVEDLEAGTDDLRSAA from the coding sequence GTGACCGGCCTGCGGGAGCGGTTGACCCTCCTGGGTTTCCTGCTGGCATGGCGGGTGCTCCGCCTGGTCCCGGCCCGGCTGGCCTACCGACTCTTCGACGTCGTCGCGGACCGCACCACCGCCGCGGACGGCACCTCGGTCCGTCGGCTGCGGTCCAACTACGCCCGGGTCCGTCCCGACCTGCCCGCGGACGAGCTGCAGGCCATGACGGCGCAGGGTGTCCGCGCAGCCCTGCGCTACTACGTGGAGGCCTTCCGCCTCCCGTCGGTCCGCGGCGACGACGTCGACCGCCTCGTGCGCTGGGAGGGGGCGATGCCACAGCTGAAGGCCGAGCTGAGTTCCGGACGGCCGGTGCTCTGCTTCCTCGGGCACACCGGCAACTGGGACCTGGCCGGGGTCTGGTGCGCCCGACACCTGGGGCCGGTGGTCACGGTCGCCGAACGGCTCGAGCCGGAGGAGATGTTCCGCGCCTTCCTCGACTACCGGGAGGGTCTGGGCATGCGGATCCTGCCGGCGCAGAAGGGCACCTTCGACGCCCTGCGCGCCCAGCTCGACACCGGCGAGCCGGTCGTCATGCCGCTGCTGGCGGACCGGGACCTGTCGGCCACGGGGGTCGAGGTCCAGCTGTGCGGCCACACCGCCCGGATGGCCGCGGGGCCGGCAGCCCTCGCCGTCGAGAGCGGCTACCGCCTCCACCCCGTCACGCTGCGCCACGAGCGCGTTGGTCGGGACTGGGGGATGGTCATCACGGTCCACGCCGCCGTCGACGTCCCGCCGCCGGGGACACCGGAGGCGGTCCAGCAGGTGACCCAGTCGTGCGCCGACGCCTTCGGTGCCGCCATCTCGGAGCACACCCCGGACTGGCACATGATGCAGCGTGTCTTCGTCGAGGACCTCGAGGCCGGTACCGATGACCTGCGGAGCGCAGCATGA
- a CDS encoding glycosyltransferase family 4 protein — MRIGLVSPYSFDVPGGVQFHIRDLAEYLQKAGHHASVLAPADEGTELPDHVVPAGRAVPIRYNGSTARLLFGPVAAAKVGRWLEDGDFDLLHIHEPLAPSLSMLALWAADVPVVATFHTSNVRSRVMQAASPLLRPSLEKIHARIAVSEDARRTVTTHLGGDAVVIPNGVNTSAFARADRRPQWSGAPGRPTVVFLGRIDEPRKGLLVLAEAMPRILQAIPGARLLVVGPGGAQAARARLPERVAEATEFLGALSDVDKASVLASADLYVAPHTGGESFGIVLVEAMAAGAPVLASDLAAFQRVLDGGRTGMAGATFATGRPVDLADQAVDLLSDSDRRGALSDLGRERAAVFDWDVVAEEILAVYETVVDAGSPRRAVARLRPGRGHAGGAG; from the coding sequence ATGAGGATCGGCCTGGTCAGTCCGTACTCCTTCGATGTGCCCGGGGGAGTGCAGTTCCACATCCGTGACCTGGCCGAGTACCTTCAGAAGGCCGGGCACCACGCCAGCGTGCTCGCGCCGGCGGACGAGGGCACCGAGCTGCCCGACCACGTCGTACCAGCGGGTCGGGCCGTACCGATCCGCTACAACGGATCGACTGCGCGCCTGCTCTTCGGTCCGGTGGCGGCGGCGAAGGTCGGCCGCTGGCTCGAGGACGGCGACTTCGACCTCCTGCACATCCACGAACCCCTCGCGCCGAGCCTGTCGATGCTCGCCCTCTGGGCTGCAGACGTCCCGGTCGTCGCGACCTTCCACACCTCGAACGTGCGCTCACGCGTCATGCAGGCGGCCTCCCCCCTGCTGCGCCCCTCGCTGGAGAAGATCCACGCTCGGATCGCCGTCTCCGAGGACGCGCGGCGCACCGTGACCACGCACCTCGGCGGCGATGCCGTCGTCATCCCCAACGGCGTCAACACATCGGCGTTCGCGCGGGCCGACCGACGACCGCAGTGGAGCGGTGCACCGGGGCGACCGACCGTGGTCTTCCTCGGGCGCATCGACGAGCCGCGCAAGGGCCTGCTCGTCCTCGCCGAGGCGATGCCCCGGATCCTCCAGGCCATCCCGGGTGCCCGTCTGCTCGTGGTCGGGCCGGGGGGAGCACAGGCTGCGCGGGCACGACTTCCGGAGCGGGTCGCCGAGGCCACCGAGTTCCTCGGGGCACTCTCGGACGTGGACAAGGCGAGTGTCCTCGCCTCGGCCGACCTGTACGTCGCTCCGCACACCGGTGGCGAGAGCTTCGGGATCGTGCTCGTCGAGGCCATGGCCGCCGGCGCCCCGGTGCTCGCCAGTGATCTCGCGGCCTTCCAGCGTGTCCTCGACGGCGGGCGGACCGGCATGGCAGGGGCTACCTTCGCGACCGGTCGTCCCGTCGACCTGGCCGACCAGGCGGTGGATCTGCTGAGCGACTCGGACCGTCGGGGTGCGCTCAGCGATCTCGGGCGTGAGCGGGCCGCGGTCTTCGACTGGGACGTCGTGGCCGAGGAGATCCTTGCCGTGTACGAGACCGTCGTCGATGCCGGATCACCGCGCCGGGCAGTCGCCCGTCTGCGGCCCGGCCGGGGCCACGCGGGAGGAGCCGGATGA
- a CDS encoding aminotransferase class I/II-fold pyridoxal phosphate-dependent enzyme: MGTEAATRIIGGTAAEIADSVRGLVERGHLSPGQSLPPVRALAEQLGVNRNTAVAAYRTLARSGVVVSQGRAGTRVTQRPRVPQEGFADAGALRDVGNGNPDPRWIPDLGPALATAAGRRPVLYGDPVIDPDLKAWARDWFAPDVPAQAQDLHLTLTSGAVDAVERLLAQALLRDDTVALEDPCFLASIHLARLGGYRAVPVPVDAEGMTVEGLRGALDQGVRAVVSTPRAQNPTGASLSTRRAAALREVLADHPYVLVVQDDYFSYLSRRPFHSIIGPDHQRWALVRSVSKFAGPDMCLAVMASDADTAARLGMRLRPGTTWVSHLLQRITHAVMSDPSALALIEQAGAHYAERNTAFADLLTARGLPAEAGDGMSLWVTVPLAAREVADRLTRRGWLVRTGDEFRLERADEPSHHLRLTVHDLDEEDAAALAADLADSALGRR; encoded by the coding sequence GTGGGTACTGAGGCAGCGACACGGATCATCGGCGGTACGGCGGCGGAGATCGCCGACAGCGTGCGCGGACTCGTCGAGCGCGGCCACCTCTCCCCCGGACAGTCGCTGCCGCCGGTCCGGGCGCTGGCCGAGCAGCTCGGCGTCAACCGGAACACGGCCGTCGCCGCCTACCGCACGTTGGCCCGATCCGGGGTCGTCGTGTCGCAGGGTCGGGCCGGCACCCGGGTCACGCAGCGCCCCCGCGTCCCGCAGGAGGGCTTCGCTGATGCCGGGGCCCTGCGCGACGTCGGCAACGGCAACCCTGATCCCCGCTGGATCCCCGATCTGGGACCTGCGCTCGCGACCGCCGCCGGGCGGCGGCCGGTGCTCTACGGCGACCCCGTGATCGATCCCGACCTCAAGGCATGGGCCCGGGACTGGTTCGCGCCCGACGTCCCCGCGCAGGCGCAGGACCTGCACCTGACCCTCACCAGTGGTGCAGTCGACGCCGTCGAGCGGCTCCTGGCCCAGGCCCTGTTGCGGGACGACACCGTCGCTCTCGAGGACCCGTGCTTCCTGGCGAGCATCCACCTCGCCCGGCTCGGCGGGTATCGCGCCGTGCCGGTGCCCGTCGACGCCGAGGGCATGACGGTCGAGGGCCTGCGCGGTGCCCTCGACCAGGGTGTCCGGGCCGTCGTGAGCACCCCCCGGGCGCAGAACCCCACCGGTGCGTCGCTGAGCACCCGCCGCGCAGCGGCGCTGAGGGAGGTCCTTGCCGACCACCCGTACGTGCTCGTGGTCCAGGACGACTACTTCTCCTACCTCTCCCGCCGACCCTTCCACTCGATCATCGGCCCCGACCACCAGCGGTGGGCCCTGGTGCGCTCGGTCTCGAAGTTCGCCGGTCCGGACATGTGCCTGGCGGTGATGGCCTCCGATGCGGATACCGCGGCGCGTCTGGGAATGCGCCTGCGGCCGGGCACCACCTGGGTCAGCCATCTGCTGCAGCGAATCACCCACGCGGTCATGAGCGACCCGTCCGCCCTGGCGCTGATCGAGCAGGCGGGTGCGCACTACGCCGAACGCAACACCGCATTCGCCGACCTCCTCACGGCCCGGGGTCTGCCGGCCGAGGCGGGCGACGGGATGAGCCTGTGGGTCACCGTGCCACTCGCGGCACGGGAGGTCGCCGATCGGCTCACGCGACGCGGCTGGCTGGTGCGCACCGGCGACGAGTTCCGGCTCGAGCGGGCCGATGAGCCCTCCCACCACCTGAGGCTGACCGTGCACGACCTGGACGAGGAGGACGCGGCGGCGCTCGCCGCAGACCTCGCCGACTCCGCCCTCGGCAGACGCTGA
- the ruvA gene encoding Holliday junction branch migration protein RuvA, whose amino-acid sequence MIASVRGIAGHVGLDRIVVDVHGVGLLVHTPPAVAAGCRHGCEVELSTSMVVREDSMTLYGFSAAGERDTFELAQTVTGVGPRVAMALLSVLSPEELAAAVTADDIATLTKVPGIGRKGAERIALELRGKLPEVPGATAARTPAAAGGWHDQVTGALVGLGYSSRQAADAVDRVSREGGDEGPAEVSTALKAALQVLAR is encoded by the coding sequence ATGATCGCCTCTGTCCGCGGGATCGCCGGTCACGTCGGGCTGGACCGGATCGTGGTCGACGTCCACGGCGTCGGCCTGCTGGTGCACACACCGCCGGCGGTGGCCGCCGGTTGCCGTCACGGCTGCGAGGTGGAGCTGTCGACGAGCATGGTCGTGCGCGAGGACTCGATGACTCTCTACGGCTTCTCAGCCGCGGGGGAGCGAGACACCTTCGAGCTGGCCCAGACCGTCACCGGGGTCGGGCCACGCGTGGCCATGGCCCTGCTCTCCGTACTCAGCCCCGAGGAGCTGGCGGCCGCCGTGACCGCTGACGACATCGCGACCCTGACGAAGGTGCCGGGAATCGGCAGGAAGGGCGCGGAGCGGATCGCCCTCGAGCTGCGCGGCAAGCTGCCCGAGGTCCCGGGTGCGACCGCGGCGAGGACACCGGCTGCTGCCGGCGGATGGCACGACCAGGTCACCGGGGCCCTCGTCGGACTCGGCTACTCGAGCAGGCAGGCCGCGGACGCGGTCGACAGGGTCTCGCGCGAGGGCGGAGACGAGGGGCCCGCCGAGGTGTCCACGGCACTCAAGGCGGCCCTGCAGGTGCTCGCGCGATGA
- the secD gene encoding protein translocase subunit SecD, with translation MEARRSKDAARKDKAARTLIWLFVGILVLVGALGYGVAKHSATWAPRLGLDLAGGTQIILEPRVEGGEVSAEQLAQARDIIVQRIDSQGTAGAEVTTQGDTNIVVAVPGSLTEEQEQAISASSQMQFRPVLATAIGSTKAAEPTPSGTESPTPGTGEGATSDEEKASDGKTSESPSSDEKTSESPSPDEKTSESPSSDGGAQSVETTAEPTPSSDDPTQSSTSGETDPGQGATPSTSGGEPAEDPAAGIDWTPSGEPTGPMDPNHVSTELWNTFQELDCSEPPAQAPVATKDPIVACSQDGALKYVLGPVVVPGKDIADAEAGYQVSPQGAQTNNPEISLTLTSDGREKYKQVSQEMVGMQPLNSASPVNPPGSYNALAAVLDSQVLIAPGFNEAIPSGRASITGFDIEEARSLAQSLKFGALPISFDLQTRQEISPTLGSDQLRFGIMAGIIGLFIVLLYALVQYRALSIVVVGSMVVAFGITYLAIALLSWGYNYRLDMAGVTGLIIAIGVTADSFIVYFERVRDELREGRNLRAAVEAGWARAKGTILVADGVNFIAAVVLYVLASSGVRGFAFTLGLTTLIDLAIFWLFTHPMLTILARNTFFASGHPWSGFDVNTLREAKLRYRGRGQVDIDPAVRPTGGNA, from the coding sequence GTGGAGGCTCGCCGCAGCAAGGACGCTGCCCGCAAGGACAAGGCCGCCCGCACACTGATCTGGCTCTTCGTGGGCATCCTCGTGCTCGTCGGAGCGCTCGGCTACGGCGTGGCCAAGCACAGCGCGACGTGGGCCCCCCGACTGGGCCTGGACCTGGCCGGCGGCACCCAGATCATCCTCGAACCGAGGGTGGAGGGCGGCGAGGTCTCGGCGGAGCAGCTGGCCCAGGCGCGCGACATCATCGTCCAGCGCATCGACTCCCAGGGCACCGCCGGCGCCGAGGTGACCACGCAGGGTGACACGAACATCGTGGTCGCCGTGCCGGGCTCCCTGACGGAGGAGCAGGAGCAGGCCATCTCCGCCTCGTCGCAGATGCAGTTCCGTCCGGTCCTGGCCACCGCCATCGGCAGCACGAAGGCCGCCGAGCCGACCCCGTCGGGCACCGAGTCACCAACGCCCGGGACGGGCGAGGGCGCGACGTCCGACGAGGAGAAGGCATCCGACGGGAAGACCTCCGAGTCGCCGTCCTCCGACGAGAAGACCTCCGAGTCGCCGTCCCCCGACGAGAAGACCTCCGAGTCGCCGTCCTCCGACGGCGGCGCGCAGTCCGTGGAGACGACCGCCGAGCCGACGCCGTCCTCGGACGACCCCACGCAGTCGTCCACCTCGGGCGAGACGGACCCGGGCCAGGGCGCGACGCCCTCGACGAGCGGGGGCGAGCCGGCTGAGGACCCCGCTGCCGGGATCGACTGGACCCCGTCCGGCGAGCCGACGGGTCCGATGGACCCCAACCACGTGTCGACCGAGCTGTGGAACACCTTCCAGGAGCTCGACTGCTCGGAGCCGCCGGCCCAGGCGCCCGTGGCGACGAAGGACCCCATCGTGGCCTGCTCGCAGGACGGTGCGCTGAAGTACGTGCTGGGGCCCGTGGTCGTCCCCGGCAAGGACATCGCCGATGCCGAGGCCGGCTACCAGGTCAGCCCGCAGGGCGCCCAGACCAACAACCCGGAGATCTCGCTGACGCTCACCAGCGACGGCCGGGAGAAGTACAAGCAGGTCTCCCAGGAGATGGTCGGCATGCAGCCGCTCAACTCGGCATCGCCGGTCAACCCCCCGGGGTCGTACAACGCCCTGGCGGCCGTGCTCGACTCGCAGGTCCTCATCGCGCCGGGCTTCAACGAGGCCATCCCGAGCGGACGTGCGAGCATCACGGGGTTCGACATCGAGGAGGCGCGCAGCCTCGCGCAGTCACTGAAGTTCGGCGCGCTCCCGATCTCCTTCGACCTGCAGACCCGCCAGGAGATCAGCCCCACGTTGGGCTCCGACCAGCTGCGCTTCGGCATCATGGCCGGCATCATCGGCCTCTTCATCGTGCTGCTGTACGCGCTCGTGCAGTACCGCGCCCTGTCGATCGTCGTGGTCGGTTCCATGGTCGTCGCCTTCGGGATCACCTACCTGGCCATCGCCCTGTTGTCGTGGGGGTACAACTATCGGCTCGACATGGCAGGGGTGACGGGCCTGATCATCGCCATCGGTGTCACCGCGGACAGCTTCATCGTCTACTTCGAGAGAGTCAGGGACGAGCTGCGTGAGGGGCGCAACCTGCGCGCCGCGGTCGAGGCGGGTTGGGCCCGGGCCAAGGGCACCATCCTCGTCGCGGACGGCGTCAACTTCATCGCGGCGGTCGTCCTGTACGTCCTCGCCAGCTCCGGGGTGCGTGGCTTCGCCTTCACCCTGGGCCTGACGACGCTGATCGACCTGGCGATCTTCTGGCTCTTCACCCACCCGATGCTCACGATCCTCGCGAGGAACACCTTCTTCGCCTCCGGCCACCCGTGGTCCGGCTTCGACGTGAACACGCTGCGGGAGGCCAAGCTGCGCTATCGAGGACGTGGCCAGGTCGACATCGACCCGGCCGTCCGCCCGACAGGAGGGAACGCCTGA
- the yajC gene encoding preprotein translocase subunit YajC — protein MNEGSQTASLLLLILPLLLIGFMLYSARKRQRTMAQFSASLQVGDEVFTTSGILGRITDLDEDRVRLEVAPGTVLTLDRRAIGMKAETGTQASTDDGQD, from the coding sequence ATGAACGAAGGCTCGCAGACCGCCAGCCTGCTCCTGCTCATCCTCCCGCTGCTGCTCATCGGCTTCATGCTCTACTCCGCGAGGAAGCGGCAGCGCACCATGGCGCAGTTCTCCGCATCCCTGCAGGTGGGGGACGAGGTCTTCACGACGTCGGGCATCCTCGGCCGGATCACCGACCTCGACGAGGACCGGGTTCGTCTCGAGGTGGCCCCGGGGACGGTCCTCACCCTCGACCGTCGTGCGATCGGGATGAAGGCCGAGACCGGCACCCAGGCGTCGACCGACGACGGGCAGGACTGA